A window of the Macrobrachium rosenbergii isolate ZJJX-2024 chromosome 13, ASM4041242v1, whole genome shotgun sequence genome harbors these coding sequences:
- the LOC136845321 gene encoding neuropeptide-like protein 33 isoform X1, which yields MEGRKAHRHTRLESAKKEVDLLFTMKTIGVALLVLVALFALMEVTGALPAPEPNRRHFFGQSPYGFGGYGYRPFGYGYGYGGYGGGFGGFGGGFGGYGGGFFG from the exons ATGGAAGGTCGCaaggcacacagacacacacgtttAGAGTCAGCTAAGAAAGAAGTGGATCTCCTGTTCACCATGAAAACT ATCGGAGTTGCCCTGTTGGTGTTGGTGGCCCTTTTTGCCCTGATGGAGGTCACTGGAGCCCTGCCAGCACCTGAGCCTAACCGACGCCACTTCTTTGGACAGAGTCCCTATGGCTTCGGCGGTTACGGCTACAGACCCTTCGGATACGGCTATGGCTACGGCGGATACGGCGGCGGTTTTGGAGGCTTTGGAGGTGGATTTGGTGGATATGGTGGTGGATTCTTCGGTTGA
- the LOC136845325 gene encoding keratin-associated protein 19-8-like isoform X2: MKTIGVALLALVALFALMEVTGALPAPEPNRRFFFGQSPYGFGGYGYRPFGYGFGYGGYGGGFGGFGGGFGGYGGGFFG, encoded by the exons ATGAAAACG ATCGGCGTTGCCCTGTTGGCGTTGGTGGCCCTTTTTGCCCTGATGGAGGTCACTGGAGCCCTGCCAGCTCCTGAACCTAACCGACGCTTCTTCTTTGGACAAAGTCCCTATGGCTTCGGCGGCTACGGCTATAGACCCTTCGGATACGGCTTCGGCTACGGCGGATACGGCGGTGGCTTTGGAGGCTTTGGAGGTGGATTTGGAGGATATGGTGGTGGTTTCTTCGGTTGA
- the LOC136844694 gene encoding keratin-associated protein 19-8-like: MKTISVALLVLVALFALMEVTGALPAPEPNRRHFFGQSPYGFGGYGYRPFGYGFGYGGYGGGFGGFGGGFGGYGGGFFG; the protein is encoded by the exons ATGAAGACT ATCAGCGTTGCCCTGTTGGTGTTGGTGGCCCTTTTTGCCCTGATGGAGGTCACTGGAGCCCTGCCGGCACCTGAACCTAACCGACGCCACTTCTTTGGACAAAGTCCCTATGGCTTCGGCGGTTACGGCTACAGACCCTTCGGATACGGTTTTGGCTACGGCGGATACGGCGGCGGTTTTGGAGGTTTTGGAGGTGGATTTGGTGGATATGGTGGTGGATTCTTCGGTTGA
- the LOC136844695 gene encoding keratin-associated protein 19-8-like encodes MKTISVALLMLVALFALMEVTGALPAPEPNRRHFFGQSPYGFGGYGYRPFGYGFGYGGYGGGFGGFGGGFGGYGGGFFG; translated from the exons ATGAAGACT ATCAGCGTTGCCCTCTTGATGTTGGTGGCCCTTTTTGCCCTGATGGAGGTCACTGGAGCCCTGCCAGCACCTGAACCTAACCGACGCCACTTCTTTGGACAGAGTCCCTATGGTTTTGGCGGATACGGCTATAGACCCTTCGGATACGGCTTTGGCTACGGCGGATACGGCGGTGGTTTTGGAGGTTTTGGAGGTGGATTTGGTGGATATGGTGGTGGTTTCTTCGGTTGA
- the LOC136845324 gene encoding keratin-associated protein 19-8-like, with protein sequence MKTISVALLALVALFALMEVTGALPAPEPNRRHFFGQSPYGFGGYGYRPFGYGFGYGGYGGGFGGFGGGFGGYGGGFFG encoded by the exons ATGAAAAct ATCAGCGTTGCCCTGTTGGCGTTGGTGGCCCTTTTTGCCCTGATGGAGGTCACTGGAGCCCTGCCAGCACCTGAACCTAACCGACGCCACTTCTTTGGACAAAGTCCCTATGGCTTCGGCGGTTACGGCTATAGACCCTTCGGATACGGCTTTGGCTATGGCGGATACGGCGGTGGTTTTGGAGGTTTTGGAGGTGGATTTGGTGGATATGGTGGTGGATTCTTCGGTTGA